A region of the Peredibacter starrii genome:
TCACTTCGGCCAATTCGACCACGAAGCTGATGGAGTTGCGCCAGACCATAAGTGTCGGCACGATCAATGATCATGGTATTGGCATTTGGAATATCAATACCCGATTCAATGATCGTGGTCGCAAGAAGAATATCGGCCTTATGATCATAGAAATCATTAATGCGTTTTTCGAGTTCGCGTTCATTCATCTGTCCATGAGTCACACTGATGCGCGCACTTGGAACAAGTTTTTTAAGATAGATCTCGTGCTCTTCAATATCATGCACGCGATTGTGAACGTAATAAATTTGACCACCACGCGAGAGTTCTTTTTCAATCGCGGATTTTAACGTGAGGTCATCTTCTTTAATAATATAAGTCTTAATCGCCTGACGTCTTGGAGGTGCCGTTTGAATCAATGAAAGATCACGGATACCTAAGAATGAAAGTTGCAGTGTTCGTGGAATCGGAGTGGCCGTCATGGTGAGAACATCCACACCGGTCTTAAGAACTTTTAGTTTCTCTTTATGGGCCACACCAAAACGATGCTCTTCATCGATAATGAGAAGTCCTAAATCATGGAACTCTAATTTGTCAGAAAGAACGGCATGCGTACCAACTAAGATATCGACCTTTCCTTCTGCCACTAGACCCATGGTTTCTGTTTTTTGTTTGGCAGTTTTAAAGCGCGAAATCATATCCACGTTTACCGGGAAATTTTCAAAACGCTTTTTAAATGAGTGATAGTGCTGAAGTGCCAGCACCGTGGTCGGAACCAGAAGCACCACTTGCTTTTTATCCAGCACGGCCTTCATCGCCGCACGCATCGCCACTTCGGTCTTACCAAAGCCCACGTCCCCACATACCAGTCGATCCATGGGATACTGCTGTTGCATATCATCTAAGACGTCTTGAATGGCCTTACTTTGATCAGGCGTTTCTTCAAAAGCAAACGAGAGTTCAAACTCTTTAAATAAGTGATCAGGGGCGGAGAACGGATAACCACCGCGCAGTTTTCTTTCCGCTTGAAGTTTTAATAAATCAAAAGCTAGCTTTTTAACCGATCCACGGGCCTTCGTCTTAAGTTCGGCAAACTTCTTCGATTTTAATGAAGCGACTTTTAGACCGGAAGAAGAGTCAGCGTGCTTCTGAACTAAGTTTAGTTTATAAACCGGAACGTAAACCTTATCGTTGTCCTCGTAGTGAATAACAAGATAGTCGTTTTGTTGATCGCCGGCCTGAATGGTTTCAAGACCTTTATAAACGCCGATCCCGTAATCACGGTGAATAACATAGTCATTGATTTTAAGTGTTGCGATTTGTTCGGCGAACAAATCTTTATTAGTGGCCTTAACTTGCTTGGTCTTTTTCTTTTTGACCGAGAAGAAGTCCCCCTCCGATAGAACAAAGATGTTTTCATTTTTATAATAGAAACCTTCGTCGAGTTTTCCATAAACAAATTGAAGTCTGGTTCCAATTTCAGTCAGCTTATTTTCTTCCAGAAGATACTGAAGTTCCTGGCGCGCATTTTCCGATTTATAGTTCACCACGAGGTGACCATGGACGTTGAGTTCTTTGCGCAGAATTTTTAAACTACCTTTGATGTATTCAAACTTATTGTCAGGTACTGAACCCGACATTTGAAGTTTGGTTTGAAGGTAAGATTTCAGCTTCTCAAAATTTAAATGCAGCTCTTTATCAAAAGGTGTTTCAAGGTTAACTGCGATATCGAGTTGATCCACGAACAGAGTTTTGAATTTGGTCTTCGGAAATTGCGGGAGATAAAAATTTTCAATTCCTGGAATGACGGATGAGCTTTCAACATCTTCTGAGATATCCTCAAAATCTTCTGCCTGGCTGGCGAGGAAGAGTTCAAGATTCTTTTGGCCGTTTTCATTATTTATGAATGTGATTTTCGCATCGGCGGGAAGGTAATCAAGTAATGACTCGGGCTTCTCAAAAAAGAGAGGAATATAAAGTGGATAATTTTCAAATAACTGATTCTCACTTACGCGAGCGAGAAGTTGTTTGCGGGCCTCATACTTATTTTTGAAAGCTGGTTGCGCCTGAGGAATGCGAGAACGCAACATGGTCGCATAAGGATCTTTCGTGAGATAACCCGCACCTGGTACTAGCGCTAATTCAGTATATGTTTTTTCTCGAATCGTTTTCTGGGTCTCTAGATCAATTGAAAAAATTTCTTCGATTAAATCATCAAAGTATTGCAATCGTACCGGTGGATGAGAAATGGGATAGATATCAAAAATTTCTCCACGGCGTGAAAAAGTTCCCGGCTCTTCAATGGTTGAGGCCGGAAAATAACCCATGTCGGTTAATTTTTTTGCGAGATCAAAAGGTGAGATGAT
Encoded here:
- the mfd gene encoding transcription-repair coupling factor, with the protein product MTLFSAIATKIQYWLQNQQELSLKGVSPNQWCLLAGSYFSSQLFNSTHLIVCSDQDEAEEVFESLKHLKNVHFYPGHNHSLYSSIMTSESALLARWSVLQRLQNNSPEIIVTTHEASVLLGPDRSFFQKNSFSIKKDDIISPFDLAKKLTDMGYFPASTIEEPGTFSRRGEIFDIYPISHPPVRLQYFDDLIEEIFSIDLETQKTIREKTYTELALVPGAGYLTKDPYATMLRSRIPQAQPAFKNKYEARKQLLARVSENQLFENYPLYIPLFFEKPESLLDYLPADAKITFINNENGQKNLELFLASQAEDFEDISEDVESSSVIPGIENFYLPQFPKTKFKTLFVDQLDIAVNLETPFDKELHLNFEKLKSYLQTKLQMSGSVPDNKFEYIKGSLKILRKELNVHGHLVVNYKSENARQELQYLLEENKLTEIGTRLQFVYGKLDEGFYYKNENIFVLSEGDFFSVKKKKTKQVKATNKDLFAEQIATLKINDYVIHRDYGIGVYKGLETIQAGDQQNDYLVIHYEDNDKVYVPVYKLNLVQKHADSSSGLKVASLKSKKFAELKTKARGSVKKLAFDLLKLQAERKLRGGYPFSAPDHLFKEFELSFAFEETPDQSKAIQDVLDDMQQQYPMDRLVCGDVGFGKTEVAMRAAMKAVLDKKQVVLLVPTTVLALQHYHSFKKRFENFPVNVDMISRFKTAKQKTETMGLVAEGKVDILVGTHAVLSDKLEFHDLGLLIIDEEHRFGVAHKEKLKVLKTGVDVLTMTATPIPRTLQLSFLGIRDLSLIQTAPPRRQAIKTYIIKEDDLTLKSAIEKELSRGGQIYYVHNRVHDIEEHEIYLKKLVPSARISVTHGQMNERELEKRINDFYDHKADILLATTIIESGIDIPNANTMIIDRADTYGLAQLHQLRGRIGRSDRKAYAYFIVPENRIISETAQRRLHALQTYAEMGSGFALASSDMEIRGAGDILGGEQSGHIEAIGLEFYMDLLQEAIQEIRGEQKVSVKNIEIQAPFSAYIPNGYIPDHALRLKYYKRLSNCSDLGRLEDIISELTDAFGITPKELEALYSILRSRIIFQPLGLRLVKVGGTQIALFFDQEILNHNHQLRDKMLNFFMNKPKLYKINPDSSVNALFKETVSHNTLLEFAKHIAANMGV